GGAGGCCCTGTCGCTCAGTGCGTGATCCAGAGGATGGTTTTTGCGCACGCAACTGCCGTACGATGCAGCTGTCGTGGACCAGTCGTCTTCTCCGGTGGACATTATCGAACGTGCCCAGGAGATCAGGATAGGCACTCCTACCGTGGGAACGTCCAGGCTTGGCTCGGACGCTTCGGCTTGCAGAAGCTCTCCAGACAGGTACAGCGGAGGTACGATCACTGTGTGTCCTGCTCCTGATACAAATGACCCGAGGCAACTGGGAAGTTGGTACAAGCCGTCTTTTACAGCCTTTGCTATGTGTGCGCGGGACTGTTTAGCGCTGGTGAACCGGTCCTCTTTGAACAGAAGGATCAAGTTACCGATGAAGTCGTTGATGGAGAGGGATATTGAGGACAGGTCTTCCATGCGACACGCACACTCGCTCTGATTTCGCTCGGCTGCGAAAGTAATTAATAATTAAGACAGAGCGACATTTCAAAGGCAGATATTTCGGCATGCTAGCGTATATACTATTCGCCTCGCATACTTCAGACGAGCTGAAAAAATTGACGCCCACATtcttatttcaattcttacgctACAGATCGTCTCTAAAcaaaaactcacacggtcccttacgcctcagtcgactcgaaggcgaaagccatcttctttttgttctaaGTCGACGTACTCAACATCCAGAGTCccctttcgaaagctttctgcaactaacttGGTTTTGCAATGTCTCccggatcgacccacctttgaccaagcaatggcGTCATCGGATAATGTCACTTattttcgcgatctgtgacgtcatgatcacgtcgtatggtgacgtcatcaaggttttgcatcactcgtgttgacgccgctgacgtgggacgccgacgcgggacggcggtcagttttcacgtttgatgagacatctaaggctttcgccctaatggAAGATGAGGAGTCGACCAATTGTGATAGCGAACATATTATTAGAAAGGACTGACTGCTAATCTTACTTTTACGGAATGAATCATTTCTGAATTGTATATCCCATCAGACAAATAAGAATGCGGTAAAATCGAGCAACTTACCGATGGTCACGACCCTGAATGCAACATATGCATCTACTTCGTTTCTCGCCAGGTCGTTTTTGTCAGGAATTGTATTCCCGAGGGCGCGTCTCAGCGTCGACACCATGTCGCGGAAGTACAACCGAGCCCGATTCGTCTCCGTCCAGGCTGCTAGCATCGAGGAAAATACCGAGACAAAGCGGTGCTCTGTTGCACGAAGGCAGGCTGGAATGACTCTGTCTTCGCGGTCGTTCCTAGGGACCAGCCACGGTCGGACGTAGGCGAACAGTTGGGCCGCTGGCACAAGGAGCGTGTACAGGTTGACCACATCCGGTTCTCTCCAGTCGCCCAACGCACGCAAGACTTCTCCCACTTCGACGAGGCCACGCACGTAAAACGATAACTTTTTAGGAACCTGGGAAGATGTTTAGGCAGAAATGTAGGCCCGCATCTTAAGCTCACGTGTAAAAGGGTAAAGAAAGCACGGGAATCCAAGAAAGCCTCGACACATTGACTCTCCATGCGCAAATGCGCCACACTATTACCTTTGTGTTCGTCTTTtcttgtttattgttctttcttgcgCGATTTACAAATATGTTTCGAACCCAACTCGCCCGTGTTATCTATCTTAAGTAGATGTCCTCAGTTCTGTTTAACTTTAGCTACGGCGGCTGTGGTTTCGGCTGGTACAGATAGGTGCGCCTTTACGGTTATCACCGCAATCGTGACTGAAATTGTTAAGAACAGTAGTTTTGATGCTAGAAACAAGCAATGTCGTCCCTTGACTCGTCAATGATGCGTTGCAAACTTCAGGTGCCGGTTACAGAGATAGAAAACGCGTTGTTACTTACTTTATTTCTTTTTGATGACGGCAGCTTTTTTCCGCGGTGCATCTAGTTCGGAATCTAGTTCGGATCGTTCTTACGTGCGTTTTGTGATTGCTCAACAACCTTTGCGAACTATGCGcagtcgtgaacaatatgagagGGAACACTGAAATTTCCTTCTAATGGTCATAGCggtaaacgcagttggcaagcgcaaaagtATTCATGACGCTAAATACTCAAGCAGAACGATATCTCTGGCAATTCAGTACGTCTCGTTCATATCGATACATTACAAGTAGTCATGGATTGAACGAAAATTCGGTGTTCCCTCTCATATTGTTGACACCTATACTTCATGCGGATTGCCTTGATTTGGCTCGTACGAGCAACACGTAGTTAAAAATGCCTTTTTTAGCAGCGGTCTAAATACTTACGCCGCTGGAATAGTAGGTTGTCTCGTTTTCCCGGTACGGAACGAGGACAGTGTACCAGGGAAGTTCTGCTAGCTTACGGGGCAGTTGCTCGTTCGCGATGTTTCTGAATGGCTCCGAACGGTGCGCGTCTTCGAGCTTTGTCCTTATCCTCTCAACGAATCCGTCCAGTTCAGCTACCATTGCCCAACGAACGTCCAGCTGCAGTTCGTCAATTGCATTTTCGACGAAATGTCGTGGGCGCCCCGCTGAGACGCCATCGCCAATGTCGTCATCACCGTTATAAAGACTGTGTTTGAGCGTCTCGCCGACTTCGATAAAAATGCTGTGTCCATCGCGGCTTTTTCGGACGCTGATCGCGGAAGCCAGGCCGCTGGAGAGGCAAGCGGATACCACCCGAGCAAGCAACTCCTGGAAACTTTTTGAGCTCAACCAGACTGTAGTGTCGATACCGACCTGTAAAAATAGATGTGCGGAGGAAAAAACAGTTTTTATTTGCATGGAGCAAGCAGTTTTGGGGGATATTTATGTATAGCCCTATGGTAGCCTATAGGTTCCTTGTATTTCGCGCTACGCAACCCATTACAGGCAGTGTTCGAGATCCCTGTATCTTCACCCTGAGACTTCTGTACAGATCTATATTGTACACGAAATATGAGAGAACAGATTCTATTCAAATGTTCCTGATAAAGCTACAAATCTTACGAAAGTCACTAAGATTCTTGATGAAGACTAGTTCTCCTTTGAAACTTCCGCAATAGAGAAAAACGTTCTCTATCAGTATTACACTGTGTTTTCTACCTTCCACTTGCGTCTAAGAACGAATCTAATAGCATTTCAAGGTTACAGTGAGAAAGCAGCGTGTCAGCTCGTGAAATTTCTCACATAGGATAACAAAATGATATAAGGCAGCCATTTACAAAAGCTGAAACCGTAAGTGATGAACTACCCAGTCGGGTGAGTCTGTTGGTTCACTGCTAAAAACTGTCAGCTTAACTTAAAACAGGGGACCACACTACCAATAGAATGCATGATATTAGCAGTGGaacatttgtatttattttttattcccCATTGCTGCACTTAAGAGGCAAACTGCCTTCATGAAATAGCGACGCTTTACGTAGAAAGTCGCATACTGTGTCTCATAATCGTATACTATGTAAAAAGTCGCAAATATAGCAAGCAATAGCAGAAGTGTGACGAATTCACATCAGTCGGCGTATTGGAACCGAAATAAAAGCCACGAAAAGGTTCGAGTAATGAGATTTTCAGATGGCGGAATCGCATAGGGATCAAGTTTTGAGGATGAATTATAAGAACATTCGCGCTAGAAGTTATTACAACATTCGCCACTCTCCCACAAAACAGTAAGCGCAACTTACGCACCCTAGAAAGCACGGCGCGCAGAGATGGGATAGACGGTCGACGCCCGAAGTGTAGGCAGCTGGCGTAGAAAGCGGCCACAATGCGATTGCGCCGCTCGCAGCCGCCGTGGTTTGGTGGCGTGTCACTACCGTTCCAGCGAGAGTCGAATGAATGGCCAGCCAATCTGCGGTGAATACCCATGAGGAAGTTGTGGTGGTTCTCAGAGGCGTAGCTCAGGCGCTTCGGATTTCTAGCCCTCCATCGACCACACACGTGCCTgcaaaagagtgaaaaaaaaatgttggcaacttgcagtagtggtgcaaggctggactaacagtgGAGCTTGTGAACAAACTATATTAGCAGGGTCTTAATTAGTATGGTCTTAATTATAAATGTCATAATTAACAATGATCTAATTGCATATGACTTAATTATCATGTTCTTAGTTAGCAAGGTCCTCTGTATGTTCCtgcccgtttctttctttctctttttctctgtctatttcttttatCTCtcggtttctttctctcctttctcttctGTTTATCTGTTCTgagcttctcttttgttttcttcagaaggtgCACGCATTGAAGAAATGCCTGCATTGCACATCCATCCTGTCAACATCAAGGGGCCTTATTATCCGCCAAGTTACTATGCAATACAGGAAAATGAATATAACTATCCTCATTTCTAGAATCtacgtcgccaagagcaaactgCCTTTATTTACAGTCAAtcctaagatgaagaagaagacgaagagaacgcgcgccagccgagttattgcgttgcacagGCTAGGTGCCAGGTGCTAGGTGATGCGAGATGCCTTATAAGGCAGAGACCGTTCGTAGCTTTCTGGTCACGCGAATCGGCGGAACGTAGAGCttgaacagctctgctgttaaaggTTTGATGCATTTTTGTTTTACAAAAGTGGTCCATAGGCGCAACGTTTCTTTTTAATAGAAGAATGCAATGGTCATGTTTCCGGAAGCGCTTGCAGCAGTGAACTCAATAACAACAGTTGGTTTTATGGCGACAGCGAGCGTAGTATTTGTCATAGCGCAAGAAACAGATAATTGAACGCTACCTAGGCACAAGCCAGCCACATAATGCTAAGGGAACACCGCCGGACTGCAACCAATGATGAAATGGCGGTATGATAAAAATCAGTGTTAGCAAAATATATTAAAATTGAAGTgtgcacaaatgaaaaaaagaaagtgttccgATGAACCGTTACATCTGAAAAACGAGCACATTGACTATCAGCAGAATGTGACGCTTGTAAGACAAATGACGAGCATCAATATCTATTATGAGCTGAATTTTGTATGCAGAGAAAGCCATCTCGCTCACAACGCTGGTTGTAATCTGTAGGGAAAGCATAAGTGATTGCTCTCTGAGACTGGAATTTGAAAGCCACTGACCAAACAGGGATTGTCGATATACTAGTTGACAAAATCGAGCTGGACAAGCCATGTAATGCATAGCACAGACAAGAGGTGCTCATTTAGAGTCgagtcgagtcgagtcgaaaaaactttattgcaagggaattctGGACCTCCCGGGCACCCTGGGTCCCCacgcgaccccaccacactcaaacgttcatgttCATTTAGAATGATAGCTCATTTAGAATGATAAAAGCTCATTTAGAATGATAGAATGAGTTCCAAGGGATGGGAAGAGAAAATATGGTCGGTGAAAAAGTGAAGAAAAATTCCAGGTATAAAAATAGACCAGCTCGCGCTTGACTGGGTCAGTCGAATTTCATTGGGAAAGACCTTCGTACTGTACGTAGCGGACGTAAATATAGAGAGACAAAGATGTTAAACGTGAAAACTTGTAGCCCACCTGTAAAAGTCGTCGCACGGAGACACGTTCAAGTCCATGGGCTCTATCAGCGAGTCGAGGGCTCTGTGGCAGGCCGGCTTTTTGCACACACTCGACCAGTCACGTCGCTCTTGACTCGAGCGCGCCAACGAGCCCCGAGTGCGGTTCAAGCGCGGGATCAAGACGACCACCACGAACAGGAGTACTGCCACCGCGACCAGGGCGAGGACCTTGAACTGTAGGCAAAACGGATACCAATCGGATTCCGTTTTACCTGTGGCATTGCTGCTCTCGCCCTTGCTGGAAGTCGTTGAGCTGGTGGACTCGCGAGTTGCGCTACCTGTCGATACAAAGTTGATGATAATTATAAATTATGTGAAACGCCGGAAGCAGTAATCAGGTAATGTTTCCGGAGGGGTAACCACACTTTATGTAGCCtcatgtgtgcgtttgtatgtgtgcgtgtatatatacacatgcaaaattgaaaaacttcgaGGGGGGaaccccctcccctggctacgccagtgggcTCTGGCGGTGTAGATTGCTCGCACACTTACATGTATATAAGATCCTTGACAACTGTATGTTTTATTTCATGCTTTATAAATAAACAATCTGCTTACACGACTCGTGCGCTTGATAATTAGGGCATGCTCTCGTCCCTGAAAGTGTCTAGACTCCTCAGCGTTTAATAAGAGAGGCCACAGTACCTGAAGCGGCCAACGAATTACGCTTAAGCTACTGTTTTGCAGTTCCAATGATGAACAAATTTTTCAACAGCGGCGATGTTAACCTCCCCGTTGAACCTAGCAACTTCCAAAGCTTCCGAGGAGCAGCAGAaggctgtgaaaaaaaaagtgaacagtcattcaaataaaaattttcaaTTTCCAGCGGCTCAACTTCTTTGAAATTCTTTGAAATCACGAAAACAATAGTTATCatgatgaaagaaagacaatgtCGATTTTTGTCGAGGGCGTGCTGGCTTGCGCGGAGAGAGGGCGTGTGAACTATAATACGAAAGAACTCACTAACCAAGTTCGGCGCTTCCGACTGTGGTTATGTGTCATCACGAGCGCAGTAGGTTGTCCAGAACAAATTTGCAGGCTCTTCCTGCTTTCATACCTTTCTTGCCGCTCGTGAAGCGAGATGTTTCTTCACTGGTTGCAGGCGTTTGTGTATCGACGGTGCTGGACCTCGTATGCTTGGACGGCGACTCTTCGAACGTCGACGTGCTCGTCGGCGGCTCCACCGGCAACGTGATGGTCGTCGTAGATGTGGATGGCTGATCTTCTGCGAGGCTCGCAGCGAGCGTCATAGACTGCTCGATCCGTCGTATCATGTCACGGATGGCTGCCTCGTTCGTCATGTTCTGCAGCTCGACGATGAGCGCCGTGTCCAACGAGAAGGATTCGCTTCGCTTTGACGTTTTAGGATCAGCCGTACAATGTGGGCGCAGATCTGCGGAAGACGGTTCTTCACGGGATCTGATGAAGGTTCGCGCTTCAGACGCCATCTTCCACGTCCGATCATCGGCGGCGACACGTGCAGCACTTGTGGCAACAGCCGGCCGTTCATCACGCATGGATCCCGCAGAGCTGGACTTTCGAGTCCTGcgtctgtggtgcgatcttgcgGCATCTAATAGTGGTTCTGACGAAGCACGCTTTTGTACTACGGAACCTGATGTCTTAGAAGGAGCGTACCGCTCTTTGGGACTGTATCGTAAGTTCCCATTTTTGGAGGCCTTGGTCGAAAACTTATCTCTAGTCGTCGAGGTTCTGCTTGTAATTGCAGTAGGAGAAGCCTTCTTAGCGTTGCTCTTGATACGCGTTTCACATGCTGTGCGTTGAGATTCTAGGTCTGCTAGGTGGCATATCGTTTGCGGAACAGTTACCGGACTCGAATGTTTCTCTAAAATGGCACGTTCATGCTTGGACACGTCGAGAACGCGTTGTTCAATCGCCTGGCTTGAGTGCACCTCGTTCGGGTTGACTACACCTGCGGATTGTGGGAGGTTCGGTTGCTTCGTGGAGCTGCCCTGCTTCTTGAGGACTCTGCTGCTTGCAGACGGGGCGTACGCAGGACCGAGGCCGCCAGGCGTGGACGACTTTTTCGTCGCTTTCTTCATTTCCAGCTTCAAGAACGAAGGCCAGTCTGAATGTagctgtagatgtagatgtagatcctttactgctggctcacacccactcagggggattggccaagaatcgggcagCTAAACGGGCATATTGAATCTTCTTCTGTTTCTCGAGCAGGAATAGCCCGCGCTGACAGCGCGAGCTTGGCAAAGGCATTCGAGGACAGCTAGCGCCTGTGATTGTGTTCAACGCTTTCGATGATCCAGGATGCAATAGACTGTGAATATAAATATTGCGAGGATGCAATGACAGCAGAGACTACAGCTGCTCTTTAAATTGCACCATGGCCTCACGGCGACTAACTCTTATATACTGGTCTCCTGATTTTGTGAACTATTTTATTTGTTATATTCACGCTTTTTCGTGTTTTCATTGTGAGTAAGCCGTTGCCACTATTTATCTTCTCGAAAAAGATTGCTCTTCACCCCTACTAGCAAGTGAGAAATAGGACAACTGGTCCTAGAGAccgactttaaagggacactaaagagcaaaacgatttttctcgaattagtaaactactcttccacgataccaaaacaccacgcttgctgcgagaagacgcctaataagcgagaagacgcttaataatcgagaaaacgcgcaaaaagaaaatacatgtggcgacgccaccttggaattcccgcaccatttgccgtgacgtcacatatttttgacggcgcctgcttgggcctacgtagttactAATCAGTTAAaccgaagtacattgtcctctgagggggccagagacttgacataacgagtttgtggaaatttcgtcgagccagtggcaccaaaatatgttaaattctctttgaaatcttttacgtcacgaattacaaagttcggcgcgaaatttaaagatgaaactttgaacttggttttctcctctaataataaacctatggtggtgaaataaactacacaggagttttccgagcacactttatcagtctaaaccaattaattgtttctttttagtgtccctttaagcagtgtCTTATTAtactttttctcccttttttcttattttttcgctcttcttttcttttttgtaacacCTCTTTCCTGTTGTCTCTTATTCTCCTTACcgcctttccccagcacagggtagccagccactctgagaactggctaacctccctgcctttacgTATATTTCTTCTTGCTACTCCTTACAGCGCCGGCGATTGCCTCGCGACATGATGTTTCATATTCCTCGCTCCATCCCTACTGTAGCATCTGAAAAAGTAGAGTTCTGATTTTAATGCGATTCTCAATTAAACTAGCTTTCGTTCCACATGTGGCATCTCAGAAGACACTTATAAGCGACGCTTCGAAATTTTTGCTTTAAGCAACAGTAAACGCAACTTATGCGCGATACCTGACGGCACAGCAGATTTCTCAAACACGTGGCAAAAGCTTGACAGCTTGCTTCTTTAGATGTTTCAGTAATAGAGATATATTTTGTTGCTGACGCCGCAGCTGTCTCAGTGAAGTAGTagtaaacatttattaagctGTTATATACAGAGAGGTTATTCGGGACACCAGCCCCTAGTGGGTGAGCTCCCTTACAATACCAGGTGGAGTTCCTAGTCAGGGACCCCATTGGTCGTGACCACTGTCCTGACACACCGGGCCATGGCTTTTTGGGCCGGAAGGTCCTGGGCcacctcccagtcctctcgggttgggttggggTTCGGGGATAAAGAAggattgagctggcatgcccatactaggtggtaggtgtcagccaccCCCGCACAGTACTGGCAGAGGCCGGAAAAAGGAGAATCAAAATGTTTAAGCACTGCCGGGCACAGTAGCGTATTCGTGAATAGCCGGAGAAGAATTCTCTCGTCCGCCTTCCTGAGCCCTTTGCAAAGCACAGGAAAGCGGCGGTGGGAGTCCCGATAATGGGTAGTTATATCTTGAAAAGTTAGGAGAGGAGAGTTTTCTTCTATTATATCTTCGTCTAAACAGGGGCGAGACCTGCAGGCAGCACACGGTGGCTAAGGGCAACACATGTTTATTCGGTCACACAACCAACTGTCTAACAAACAGGAAGGAAAAGGGGCGGTTGCTTATATACATGCTCGAGCCACTATCACACCGAGCATTGACGTCACGAAGCCCAACAGTCCGAGTCCAG
This window of the Rhipicephalus sanguineus isolate Rsan-2018 chromosome 2, BIME_Rsan_1.4, whole genome shotgun sequence genome carries:
- the LOC119383499 gene encoding uncharacterized protein LOC119383499; this encodes MRDERPAVATSAARVAADDRTWKMASEARTFIRSREEPSSADLRPHCTADPKTSKRSESFSLDTALIVELQNMTNEAAIRDMIRRIEQSMTLAASLAEDQPSTSTTTITLPVEPPTSTSTFEESPSKHTRSSTVDTQTPATSEETSRFTSGKKGSATRESTSSTTSSKGESSNATGKTESDWYPFCLQFKVLALVAVAVLLFVVVVLIPRLNRTRGSLARSSQERRDWSSVCKKPACHRALDSLIEPMDLNVSPCDDFYRHVCGRWRARNPKRLSYASENHHNFLMGIHRRLAGHSFDSRWNGSDTPPNHGGCERRNRIVAAFYASCLHFGRRPSIPSLRAVLSRVPKKLSFYVRGLVEVGEVLRALGDWREPDVVNLYTLLVPAAQLFAYVRPWLVPRNDREDRVIPACLRATEHRFVSVFSSMLAAWTETNRARLYFRDMVSTLRRALGNTIPDKNDLARNEVDAYVAFRVVTIAERNQSECACRMEDLSSISLSINDFIGNLILLFKEDRFTSAKQSRAHIAKAVKDGLYQLPSCLGSFVSGAGHTVIVPPLYLSGELLQAEASEPSLDVPTVGVPILISWARSIMSTGEDDWSTTAASYGSCVRKNHPLDHALSDRASDEALLTNALLVPWAISVALTAAATMTGIEHGAFSYAASKSSVTGTVDDGIPKELEEVFDIIEQSKGQMITWLKDLVAIPSVSAEKQHHKDIMRAIKETGTILQEQGVHITEAPLGDQQLQDGSKVPLPPLLLATTGQEAAKKTLCVYGHLDVYPARKEDGWTADPFLPTEQDGRLFARGVASVKGPLVAWIAALYAFRKSAAKAAPVNLKFLIESMEEVGSQGLDSYLAANAKEDFFKGINFVCVADGFWLNQRTPCLSYGLRGLCSFNVEIGSAKPDLESGADGGALHEPMADVVFLLDSLMGTRGHVAIEGFHEDVAPITDTEWKLYEHVDFDPVEYQSTHGIRRVTIDDRVQLLMRKWRYPSLTIHGIEGAHSTTGEKTVIPGRVVGKFSVCTVPNQTCQKVCDCVTRHLERQYAKRNSPNSFKVTMTQSTETWSSTRARPHTKAAVAAVRHTYGVSPDLTREGTAVGAASHLYKHVCPDMIVLSMTPGGRILHSKDEYLRVEELVAGAKLFAAYMFELSKLA